One stretch of Solenopsis invicta isolate M01_SB chromosome 16, UNIL_Sinv_3.0, whole genome shotgun sequence DNA includes these proteins:
- the LOC120359778 gene encoding uncharacterized protein LOC120359778 isoform X1, translating into MEATIVALENEVQSLRRLNVELQKSAILKGKEIQSFNEGNNLNVVTENNLTVSNKHPAVGSITPDNKSIHLGYGEYLPKTSYVAAACNCRRPAIFVRQIAICLFSLETLLNSTVTGKGSNRNKNSKQPKNALDCNKILAIKAIYYHYLTVEKKIPPAQADKLVKKTRNILAKLISSLKDSHTCTAEKETDAIDEEVLNSEEPDIEPNIDDDMIDIEQNIESNIERDTESNIDFSIDPLRMEEAAQVPNEETSSLNENNSDPDFNVLFLPEPSSNGGYK; encoded by the exons ATGGAAGCAACTATTGTGGCATTAGAGAATGAAGTACAATCATTACGCCGATTGAATGTTGAATTGCAGAAATCTGCAATcttaaaaggaaaagaaattcaaa GTTTCAATGAAGGCAACAATTTAAATGTGGTTACAGAAAACAACCTGACAGTATCAAATAAACATCCCGCAGTTGGTTCTATAACGCCTGATAATAAAAGC ATTCATCTTGGATATGGCGAATACTTGCCTAAAACTTCATATGTCGCAGCTGCTTGCAATTGCAGAAGGCCCGCAATTTTTGTTCGGCAAATCGCGATTTGTCTGTTTTCTTTGGAAACGCTTTTAAATAGCACTGTAACAGGCAAAGGAAGCAACCGAAACAAGAATTCTAAACAGCCGAAAAATGCCTTAgattgcaacaaaattttagCAATTAAAG caaTATACTATCATTACTTaacagttgaaaaaaaaatcccaCCAGCACAGGCGGACAAATTGGTGAAAAAAACTAGAAACATTTTAGCTAAACTTATATCTTCCTTAAAAGATT cGCATACATGTACTGCAGAAAAAGAAACCGATGCAATAGATGAGGAGGTTCTTAATTCAGAAGAACCGGACATCGAACCAAATATTGATGATGACATGATTGATATTGAACAAAATATTGAATCGAATATTGAACGGGACACTGAATCGAACATCGACTTCTCGATCGACCCGTTAAGAATGGAAGAAGCAGCACAAGTGCCTAATGAGGAAACATCTTCGTTGAATGAAAATAACAGCGATCCGGACTTCAATGTCCTTTTCCTACCCGAGCCATCAAGTAATGGTGggtacaaataa
- the LOC120359778 gene encoding uncharacterized protein LOC120359778 isoform X2 translates to MEATIVALENEVQSLRRLNVELQKSAILKGKEIQSFNEGNNLNVVTENNLTVSNKHPAVGSITPDNKSIHLGYGEYLPKTSYVAAACNCRRPAIFVRQIAICLFSLETLLNSTVTGKGSNRNKNSKQPKNALDCNKILAIKAIYYHYLTVEKKIPPAQADKLVKKTRNILAKLISSLKDSHTCTAEKETDAIDEEVLNSEEPDIEPNIDDDMIDIEQNIESNIERDTESNIDFSIDPLRMEEAAQVPNEETSSLNENNSDPDFNVLFLPEPSSNDSD, encoded by the exons ATGGAAGCAACTATTGTGGCATTAGAGAATGAAGTACAATCATTACGCCGATTGAATGTTGAATTGCAGAAATCTGCAATcttaaaaggaaaagaaattcaaa GTTTCAATGAAGGCAACAATTTAAATGTGGTTACAGAAAACAACCTGACAGTATCAAATAAACATCCCGCAGTTGGTTCTATAACGCCTGATAATAAAAGC ATTCATCTTGGATATGGCGAATACTTGCCTAAAACTTCATATGTCGCAGCTGCTTGCAATTGCAGAAGGCCCGCAATTTTTGTTCGGCAAATCGCGATTTGTCTGTTTTCTTTGGAAACGCTTTTAAATAGCACTGTAACAGGCAAAGGAAGCAACCGAAACAAGAATTCTAAACAGCCGAAAAATGCCTTAgattgcaacaaaattttagCAATTAAAG caaTATACTATCATTACTTaacagttgaaaaaaaaatcccaCCAGCACAGGCGGACAAATTGGTGAAAAAAACTAGAAACATTTTAGCTAAACTTATATCTTCCTTAAAAGATT cGCATACATGTACTGCAGAAAAAGAAACCGATGCAATAGATGAGGAGGTTCTTAATTCAGAAGAACCGGACATCGAACCAAATATTGATGATGACATGATTGATATTGAACAAAATATTGAATCGAATATTGAACGGGACACTGAATCGAACATCGACTTCTCGATCGACCCGTTAAGAATGGAAGAAGCAGCACAAGTGCCTAATGAGGAAACATCTTCGTTGAATGAAAATAACAGCGATCCGGACTTCAATGTCCTTTTCCTACCCGAGCCATCAAGTAATG ATTCTGATTAA
- the LOC105194042 gene encoding uncharacterized protein LOC105194042 gives MYAYVRIPPTKNVREIRKVMSVRDIKKFKSQNPLNPRQLYKIKHNGDIVVGHVLCTASTKSELEAMVAKKRMNIPPSQHLLSASDSFSTDTENSPKSAKRIDEDLENRKQHRLKQLKERQALCAINAQSVEEYQV, from the exons ATGTATGCGTACGTGCGGATTCCGCCAACAAAAAATGTCCGCGAGATTCGGAAAGTTATGTCAGTGAGGGATATTAAAAAGTTCAAATCGCAAAATCCACTTAATCCGcgacaattatataaaattaaacacaatGGAGATATTGTCGTAGGTCACGTTCTATGTACTGCAA GTACCAAGAGCGAATTGGAAGCAATGGTGGCAAAAAAAAGGATGAATATCCCACCGTCCCAACATCTACTGTCAGCATCTGACAGCTTTAGCACCGATACTGAAAACTCACCAAAGTCTGCTAAG AGGATAGATGAAgatttagaaaatagaaaacaacATAGGCTAAAGCAATTGAAAGAACGTCAGGCTTTGTGTGCAATTAATGCACAATCTGTTGAAGAATACCAGGTatga